GATTATCGGATACCGGAGTTTTCCCTGATTTGCGAGGCTCTGAAGCCGTATAACGCCCGTGGTTGTCTCCTCCGTCCCACCGATTATGTCTTTGTGGGCGGCGGGCGCATTTTTGTGAATCTCCGCCGTCAGGTCGGCTCCGTCATCCATCGTTATGTGCGGTTTCATTGCAAGAACGGCTTTTAGGTGCTTGTGAAAAGTCGCCGTGCTTTCGCCTTTTATCGCGAAAGTCGGAATGCCGCTTTTGACCAGAAAAGCCGCCAGGTCGTCCTGCGTGCTGAGCGGGTTGGACGCGCAAAGGCGCACATCCGCGCCCCCGGCTTTGAGGGCTAACATCAGATTTCCGGTCTCCGTCGTAACATGAAGGCATGCCGCAACGCGAACGCCTTTGAGCGGTTTTGACTTGGCAAACCGCGCCATAATTTTCTCAAGAACGGGCATTTGTTTCGCCGCCCATTCCGCCCTCAATTTTCCCTCTGCGGCAAGCCGGATGTCCTTTATGTCGCCTTTTGTTTTTTGTTTTGCCATTTTTTCTCCTATCCGCCGAGAGCCTTTTTCAGCCCCCCGGTCTTGTCGGTTTTTTCCCATGTAAAAAGCCCGTTGCCGCTCTCGCGGCCAAAGTGCCCGTAAGCGGCGGTCGGCAGGTAAACGGGCCTCAACAGGTCAAGTTCCTTTATTATGCCCGAAGGCGTAAGGTCAAAAATCTCCCTTACGGCGGACGCTATTTCGTTTTCCGGCAACTCCGAAGTTCCAAACGTGTTCACCATAACGGACACCGGCTCTGCCACGCCTATCGCATAGGCGAGTTGAACCTCGCACTCGGACGCGACTCCGCTTGCGACAACATTTTTTGCTATGTGCCGCGCCATATATGCGGCGCTGCGGTCAACCTTTGAGGGGTCTTTGCCGGAAAATGCGCCGCCCCCGTGGCGCGCCCAGCCGCCGTAAGTGTCAATGATGATCTTGCGCCCGGTAAGCCCCACATCGCCCATAGGCCCGCCTATCACAAACCTGCCCGTCGGGTTGATCAGCACTTTTGTGTTGTCCGTGAAAAGGGAGGCGTCAATTACGGGCTTGATAACCTCCTCCGTTATTCCCTCGTGTATTGTCTTGTTGTCGGCATCGGGCGAGTGCTGGGATGACACGACAACCGTGTCCACCTCAACCGGTTTTCTGTTTTCGTATCTGACCGTAACCTGAGACTTGCCGTCGGGACGGAGAAACGGCAGTTTGCCGCTTTTTCTTGCCTCCGAAAGCCGCTTTGAGAGGCGGTGGGCGCACATTATCGGGAAAGGAAGCAGTTCGGGCGTGTCGGTATTTGCGTAGCCGAACATAAGCCCCTGATCCCCTGCGCCGCCGGTGTCAACACCCGCCGCAATGTCGGGAGACTGCATATCCGTTGCCACCATCACCGAACATGTGCGGGCGTCAAATCCCATTGAACTGCCGGTGTAGCCTATTCGCTCCACAGTCTCCCTGACCGTTTCAGTGATGTTGACGCGGCTTGAAGTTGTTATCTCGCCCGACACAACCACGAGCCCGGTGGTAACAAGCGTTTCGCACGCAACCCTGCTCTTGGGGTCATCCGTGAGCATGGCGTCCAGAACGGCGTCCGATATCTGGTCGGCGACCTTGTCCGGATGCCCTT
This sequence is a window from Candidatus Dadabacteria bacterium. Protein-coding genes within it:
- the metK gene encoding methionine adenosyltransferase, which gives rise to MPDANSFIFTSESVTEGHPDKVADQISDAVLDAMLTDDPKSRVACETLVTTGLVVVSGEITTSSRVNITETVRETVERIGYTGSSMGFDARTCSVMVATDMQSPDIAAGVDTGGAGDQGLMFGYANTDTPELLPFPIMCAHRLSKRLSEARKSGKLPFLRPDGKSQVTVRYENRKPVEVDTVVVSSQHSPDADNKTIHEGITEEVIKPVIDASLFTDNTKVLINPTGRFVIGGPMGDVGLTGRKIIIDTYGGWARHGGGAFSGKDPSKVDRSAAYMARHIAKNVVASGVASECEVQLAYAIGVAEPVSVMVNTFGTSELPENEIASAVREIFDLTPSGIIKELDLLRPVYLPTAAYGHFGRESGNGLFTWEKTDKTGGLKKALGG